Proteins encoded within one genomic window of Ctenopharyngodon idella isolate HZGC_01 chromosome 6, HZGC01, whole genome shotgun sequence:
- the LOC127514012 gene encoding FYVE, RhoGEF and PH domain-containing protein 5 isoform X3, which translates to MQQQPPIPEEYCDNQELKPKIESKPRRYLQHHLSSNFNMYLPLHTNKCLRPPNSKEHMTEMHRKIVLKQEGSQERKTEKIICMERTVQTDETEPDVILEQGDDLGCGDELAQGIDLDLVEGLEESETSKSEDEEESMDLLSDSCSKKEVDDNVVAEQIQVEDVGKIAWGLTKNGVLTSHESSSDVQMASNTVYGCITHRDRVLYDKICTSKTFIEELYPDGIIPGRMFSSEEDIDGLFPDICDAGEALADKDGLSECDLFEQTEPLQMTETEDNVSGDIMMLITEDGSNSSDLSSTSIEEEDDEMQVEKEKMEEKGNNYLSDKSASQDLSAIDSLDCPSSNNGGETLLESDQTSFSNSSSSSQPFIVSGSETVSDDDVADANHNFCSKYVADHDDAMSASLNFDVMSALSLVQQQPETQGQSLQHNQDEESIGEEKGGVASDHLSISEGKGLTVDHVYEETEPKVQAKDFLQNRKYFMTRSISVETPSKRVDLMTSPAPGNGRLLLHPRSFYTDQCFLGDSRPALTGSLGCLSQGTSNLAKVTRVDIPPPFELASITKRPIRKSSPSLPNEISASCKKPDFGFKRYLLPLRFLRKSDRKSVMDNRSISSRSSSESSPQASCKRLDFIRHNMGSLDLQSTPDCTPPVSPSSFLFQKNRQKQGLNFTLNNDLTSSTISIEPGSLFEPLPLFKPRSFSSPNTDSSEYENVQNAASHYENVQIRLLNPVIQSQRNQSSSNDTDGYVDMSSLPGFQSKSQSSEQETDSLYTFCSPNVRTDGTVGVSVGVACTQEKKTKASEKLTVNCSRAFYCAKELLDSEAQHVKTLQLLCESVEADERLMTVWTEVPDICTLHQNIHTLLETRLKEWDQNEGIAEIILAKKKEFSIFSSYISHYDEKLNYLEHIQSTLLDAVTLKKQLLQVIVRILQYRMLLTDYLNNLSPDSREFENTQDALVVVSDVAYHANDSLKNGADLLRLVHIEHSVLGLTDLLQPGRVFVKEGTLMKVSRKCKQPRHLFLMNDIMLYTYPQQDGKYRLINRLPLAGMEVSKPPIENSQNALKIEVKDISITLSASSCIERDSWFVTLNRTLVDLGPASGDLVGCFELVEGPEMCLGENAPPLLSVSQVTVCMNCPSHFSLTNRRHHCHACGKVVCRDCCRNKFPLKYMKNRRAKVCDHCYTELRKNDVATITESSSRPLSAVFQNIHPSSLWKSRKGQMSFNQETGSEGVMSGTLQRCKNTKRSWRSLWFLLKDKVLYTYPQPEERVACETLPLLGFSVRSEVEEESSMFHLYHKSTLFYTFRAQDSHTAQRWVNAMEEATVL; encoded by the exons ATGCAACAACAACCACCTATTCCTGAAGAGTACTGTGATAATCAAGAACTCAAACCAAAGATTGAATCCAAACCTAGAAGATATCTACAGCATCATCTCAGTTCAAACTTCAATATGTACTTGCCGCTCCACACTAACAAATGCCTAAGGCCTCCAAATTCAAAAGAGCATATGACAGAAATGCATAGAAAAATAGTACTGAAGCAGGAGGGGTCACAAGAgaggaagacagaaaaaatTATATGTATGGAAAGGACAGTACAAACAGATGAGACGGAACCGGATGTTATTCTGGAACAGGGGGATGACTTAGGATGCGGTGATGAGTTAGCACAGGGAATAGATTTAGATCTGGTGGAGGGTTTAGAAGAAAGTGAGACATCTAAGtcagaggatgaggaagagtCAATGGACCTTCTGTCTGATTCATGCAGTAAAAAAGAGGTGGATGATAATGTAGTAGCAGAGCAGATACAAGTAGAGGATGTAGGGAAGATAGCATGGGGACTGACTAAAAATGGTGTATTAACTTCACATGAAAGTTCTAGTGATGTTCAAATGGCTTCTAATACAGTTTATGGCTGCATAACACACAGAGACAGAGTACTATATGACAAAATTTGCACCAGTAAAACTTTCATTGAAGAATTGTACCCAGATGGCATAATCCCTGGCAGAATGTTTTCAAGTGAAGAAGACATAGATGGGTTGTTCCCAGATATTTGTGATGCAGGCGAGGCGTTAGCAGACAAAGATGGACTTTCTGAGTGTGATCTCTTTGAACAAACAGAACCTCTTCAAATGACAGAAACAGAGGACAATGTCAGTGGAGATATTATGATGCTTATCACTGAGGATGGATCGAACAGCTCAGATTTGTCTTCAACTTCCATtgaggaagaggatgatgaAATGCAGgtggaaaaagagaaaatggaGGAAAAAGGAAACAATTATTTGTCAGACAAAAGTGCTTCTCAGGATCTCTCAGCTATTGACTCTCTAGACTGTCCCTCATCAAACAATGGAGGTGAAACTCTCCTCGAATCCGATCAGACTTCTTTTTcaaattcttcttcttcttctcagCCATTTATTGTTTCAGGCTCTGAAACTGTCTCAGATGATGATGTAGCAGATGCAAATCACAACTTCTGTAGCAAATATGTGGCTGATCATGATGATGCCATGTCTGCTTCATTAAATTTTGATGTCATGAGCGCCCTTTCGCTTGTTCAACAGCAACCTGAAACCCAAGGCCAAAGTTTACAACATAATCAGGATGAAGAGAGCATTGGAGAAGAAAAAGGAGGAGTTGCAAGTGACCACTTGAGTATATCTGAAGGAAAAGGACTCACAGTAGATCATGTGTATGAAGAGACAGAGCCAAAAGTTCAAGCCAAAGACTTCCTTCAGAACAGGAAGTACTTTATGACTCGCTCTATATCTGTGGAAACCCCCAGTAAGAGAGTTGACCTAATGACTAGCCCTGCACCAGGAAATGGGCGACTTTTGCTACACCCACGCTCATTCTATACAGATCAGTGTTTCCTTGGAGATAGTAGACCTGCGCTGACTGGTTCATTAGGATGTCTTTCACAGGGCACCTCAAACTTAGCTAAAGTTACAAGAGTGGATATTCCACCGCCTTTTGAACTGGCATCCATCACAAAGCGACCAATCAGAAAAAGTTCTCCATCCCTCCCAAACGAAATCTCCGCTTCTTGCAAGAAGCCTGATTTTGGGTTTAAACGATATCTTCTGCCTTTACGATTCCTTAGGAAATCAGATCGGAAAAGTGTGATGGATAATCGCTCAATCTCCTCGAGGTCTTCGTCCGAGTCAAGTCCACAAGCGTCATGTAAACGCTTGGATTTTATCAGGCATAACATGGGCAGCCTGGATTTGCAGAGCACTCCAGATTGCACACCACCTGTGTCTCCTTCTTCCTTTCTCTTCCAAAAGAATAGACAAAAACAGGGACTAAACTTCACTCTTAATAATGATTTGACTTCTAGCACCATTTCTATTGAGCCAGGCTCTCTCTTTGAGCCCCTTCCCCTTTTCAAACCTCGATCTTTTTCATCTCCCAATACCGACTCATCGGAATATGAGAAcgttcaaaacgctgcttcTCACTATGAGAATGTGCAGATTCGTCTCCTGAATCCCGTCATTCAGAGTCAACGAAATCAGAGTTCATCCAATGATACTGATGGCTATGTGGATATGAGCAGTCTGCCAGGCTTCCAGAGCAAAAGTCAGTCATCTGAGCAAGAGACCGATAG cCTCTACACTTTCTGTTCTCCTAATGTGAGGACAGATGGAACAGTGGGTGTGTCTGTGGGTGTGGCTTGTACACAAGAGAAAAAGACAAAGGCATCTGAAAAACTG ACTGTCAACTGCTCCAGGGCTTTCTATTGTGCCAAAGAGCTTCTGGATAGTGAGGCCCA gCATGTTAAGACTTTACAACTTCTCTGTGAG TCAGTTGAAGCTGATGAGAGGCTGATGACAGTGTGGACAGAGGTACCTGATATTTGTACTCTCCACCAAAATATCCACACATTACTGGAGACCCGCTTAAAAGAATG GGATCAGAATGAAGGTATTGCTGAAATCATCCTGGCAAAGAAGAAAGAGTTTTCCATTTTCTCTTCCTACATCAGTCATTATGATGAAAAATTGAATTATCTGGAACACATACAAAGCACA CTACTAGATGCAGTGACCCTGAAAAAGCAGTTGCTGCAGGTCATTGTGCGCATCCTACAGTACCGTATGCTACTAACAG ACTACCTGAATAACCTCTCACCAGACTCCCGAGAGTTTGAAAATACACAAG ATGCTTTGGTTGTGGTCTCAGATGTTGCTTATCATGCCAATGACAGCCTTAAGAATGga GCGGATCTTCTGCGTTTGGTCCACATTGAACACAGTGTTCTGGGTCTGACAGATCTCCTACAGCCTGGGAGA GTGTTTGTGAAAGAGGGCACTCTGATGAAAGTCAGCAGAAAGTGCAAACAGCCACGTCACCTTTTCTTG ATGAATGACATAATGCTTTACACATATCCTCAGCAAGATGGCAAATACAGACTCATCAACAGATTACCATTGGCAGGGATGGAG GTCAGCAAGCCACCTATAGAGAACTCTCAAAATGCACTGAAGATAGAAGTGAAAGATATAAGCATCACTTTGTCTGCCAG CTCCTGCATCGAACGGGACAGTTGGTTTGTTACACTGAATCGGACATTGGTGGATCTTGGCCCAGCATCAGGAGATCTAGTGGGCTGTTTTGAG TTAGTGGAGGGCCCAGAGATGTGTCTCGGTGAGAACGCTCCTCCCCTGTTGTCTGTTTCCCAGGTGACCGTTTGCATGAACtgcccctcacatttcagcctcACAAACAGACGACATCACTGCCATGCCTGTGGCAAG GTTGTTTGCAGAGATTGTTGCAGGAACAAATTCCCCCTCAAATACATGAAGAACAGACGTGCCAAAGTGTGTGATCATTGTTACACTGAGCTGCGTAAGAATG ATGTTGCCACAATAACGGAGAGCTCTAGTCGACCACTCTCTGCTGTCTTCCAAAACATTCATCCATCAAGTCTGTGGAAGAGCCGCAAAGGCCAGATGTCTTTCAACCAG GAGACAGGGTCTGAGGGGGTGATGAGTGGAACACTGCAGAGATGCAAGAACACCAAGAGAAGTTGGAGAAGCCTGTGGTTCCTCCTAAAAGATAAAGTTCTCTACACATATCCACAACCTGAG GAGAGGGTCGCATGTGAGACCCTTCCTCTGTTGGGTTTCTCTGTGAGGTCAGAGGTTGAAGAGGAAAGCAGCATGTTTCATCTGTACCACAAAAGCACACTCTTCTATACATTCAGAGCCCAGGACAGTCACACTGCGCAAAG